The sequence TTGAGATCAGTTTGTAAATCTTCATTAAATCAGGGCTGAAAATATTAACTCATACTGCAGCTTACAAACAAAACTATCTTATAAAGTACCATAGTATATTAAGGCTtttgtataaagaaaaaaaagtgaatctGCCAAAAAacgaaaacatttttagattaattttagaatttcttttagaaaaaaaaaacaaaaaacaatttctgagctacaaaagtcaaaaatatgagaaaaaaaaagaaacttgaaaatttcCAAATGTCAAATTTGGAATTTGGAGTTTTAGATAATAGTTTTTTTcgagcaaatttttgacttttcaaactgagatGTTTCCactctttttttcagaaaatgtatttccagcatttttttctgcttctgaagatcaaaaatttctgagattttttctagaaaattttgggttttggtggaaatttactcatCCTTTTATTTATATCTCCAATGGCCCAAACAACCCATGAGACTTTAgctatttatttgcaaatttcaaaatttgacatttctcAATTTGGATGTAAAGCCAAAATCTTACAGTTCCtcatttattgcatttctttaactttttccttttgttttgcttttgtatgAGTGTTAAAACTCGCCTTAAAAGGATTTTTACAGTGCATTCCCTGCACCATGTTGTTTGTTCGCAGATCATCTTGCAGGGTGAATTCCTTCATCCTTTactctcaaaaataaaacatgaagtgaTGTAAACCTTCTGTGAAGCAGACTCAGCctaagattttgtttaaaaatcctGCAGGTCTTTCCTTCTCGCCTTCCGTCTGCATGAATCATGTGAGCAGCTGAGTGAACTGAAGTCAGAGCAGATGGAGGCGAACAGAAGGGTGAAAATCCAGGACAGCACTGATCAGTCAATTCTGAATATAACATGACAAATAAAGGTTACTAACGTCTTATGTAACGCCAGAAAAGGTTGTGAGAAGATAAAAACACTGGGTATTAACTGTGTGGTATTTTGGGGACATTTCTGTCCAATCAACTGAACAACCTCAGTTTGATTTTTCTGCtacatggagaaaataaaaaaagcttttatcgATCTGAGGCTCTCTGTCGATTTATCATTTAACTCCATAAAAGATATGTGAGGACAGATGAGTGAGAAATCCGGCTGCAAAAACAAGATGAATCTGTAAATCTGCTGCATGTATTATATTACATACaggacagaaacaaaatgaacatttgtaaATTATGACACCACAAATTAGTGAGATGAAATAACAGCTGCTAGGTATTAAGAGCAGCTGCTGAGCTGCTTTGAGACGATGAGTATTTAGTGACCTCGTGGTTTTATGAACGCTAATGTAGGTCATTGTGGCCATTAGGAAATTAATTTCATCTGATTTCACAGCTGCTCTCATTCAGCTTCAGATCCGTCCTGAACACAGTCCTTCACCTGGCGGCCATATTGGTCACATTTCACTCTGAAATACGTCACTGACGTGTCCACCTCTGCATTAATATATCATGATAtgctgggttttgttttgttgctttcagCAGATGATACAGATTCAACTTTGAATCTTCAGTCTTTTCAGGGAAACACTTTTTCTGGCAGCCAATTCAGACACTTTTATAAACTccaaaattttagttttttttttaagtccaaGATGGCGGTTCTGGTTGTCTGACTTTTCCCTAAACATAAAGCTGGGCtcaatgttgtttttccttttaatcttTCCATCTGTCAGTAATCTTCCCAAACACAAGATGATGACTTCAGATAGTTGGGAGATCCTCTTTGAAGCCTTTCCGTATTGATTGGCAGCAATAATCGCTCCACTGGGATCTTTACTGTCGCCTTCATCGTGTGATACACACCTGCTTTTATAGAGGTGGTAAAAATGattattatcaataaaataagtGACATTTATTAACAGTAACTGGCTAGAGATCAGCatcggtgtaattttttttttataactgcaCGTAgagtcagaatttatttttttagttattttcatctctgctttaaataaaacaatgtcgCCACCTGCTGgcttacatattttttatttttagcgattttatacatatatacagtcataaatgtctaatttaaaattataataacgAAAATATTTGAGGATTACAAgtgtaaataacttttttttgttatggaTTATTTGTCCCTCATTTTGATGTTTCTTCTTAGTGATTTCTATGATTATAATATTGCAATGATTTATGATAGCTACCGTAATGCAAGTTGATGTGTATAATAGGCATAGATTTACCTTTTTCCtaaaaattttcaaattgttgcagtgttttgaagtgttgataacaaattatttgatgactgatttaagaaataaaacatagaaatcAATCAATACACTGTAAATCAGAATGTGGGTTCGGAATAAGCTCATCTGCTAAAtcaaaaggacattttgaacataaaaattaGTAATTATTCccacatttctgtgttaaaatgttttttttatcaggttGGACTAATATTCTGATATTAACTGTATGGTTTTCAGTGACTGTGGgtgaaaattattgaaatgaacattaataaaggctttcaaacattATAACTCAAACACAGTCGTACTTACACGTTTTGTCTATTAACCAtttgaccagcagggggcaacaACGAGCGCCTGTCTACTTCCGTAAGCGTCACGTTCTTACTTAGCGTCATGGCGGCTGTGGAGCAAACACGAGGATTCGAGATTACGCAAAAATAGTGTGTTCTAGCCTAAAAAAAGCTCtcataaatgttaatttaaagtgtttttgtattaatctaatttaaaatgaacGACTTATCGTCCGTGGGCCTGTCGGACTGGCTGGTGAAACAATGTAAACAGATGGGGCTCAACAAACCCACTCCGGTTCAGGAGAACTGTATCCCACCCATCCTGGAAGGTAACAGCTCTTCTGTTTAAGTAGAGGATGAAAGGCTGAATTTAGCCCACATTTTACTAGCTTGCTTTATGTGTTTatagttttaaagtaaaaaataaatgacattaagCTCTTTTTAAGCCGAATCTACAATCTGCTTTCCCAAAATGTGCAACAGATGGACCAACATGCACTAATAGCACAAGTGCATtgagatttattaaaatgattggTTTGGATATAGCTTTAATGTCCACATTTTAATGTCCACACGTTTAAACTAGAAATTTGGATGTAATTTATAGACCAGAGGTCTACAATTTTTCTTAAGAGTCATATTTGCCTCTGAGTCCAGCGGCTTGACCTTTAACTtataatttttgataaatatctagTCCACGAAATCAGTTTTAggtttagaaaaacagaaaacttttacagaaaacatccgAATGTGGGgtgttgaaacaaacaaaaataaaaaaaatgcatacttTACAacttaatgacaaaaaaatagatCTAAAACAATATCCAgtatttttaatgtaacatttatatATCTGTCTGTCTATGGCTGCgattgtaatgtgataaaatgtaaagCTTTATGAACTTGAGGTATTACGATggatttgtcttttatttcagtgacGGTTTGTTTAACACAGAATCTTATTTTTGGTTtgtcagtttaaaaaacaaataactggtCATAATCAtttgtttaatacatttattaattcTTAGAGAACAAAAAGGCCCTCGGTTTTTAGCATTTCCAGCAGACCCAGTTGCCTTGcgtttgttctggttctgactcagATCCGTTTCTTCTCTCAGGGCGCGACTGCATGGGCTGCGCCAAGACAGGAAGTGGGAAAACGGCGGCCTTCGTGTTGCCGGTGCTGCAGAAACTGTCGGAGGAGCCGTATGGCATCTTCTGCCTGGTTCTCACTCCcaccaggtcagaggtcacagatTCACTCAGTTATCACAGAAGTCTTGTCTCAGTATATAAGTAGCATTTATAATTGAAGTTttcaaaatacacaaagatTATTGTCTTGACATTTCACTCTGAATAAAgccacagagagaaaaacagctggatagaaatatgaataataataaaacaaaaatgaggtaaaactgtttgtttttttcaaccaAAAACTCAGTGGAACAAAGTTAAATTAAACCccactgtaaataaaaacaagattgaCAGATTCATAGAGATTTGCTTCATTTAGGAACCTTTCATGCAGGATTTATGATGATTTAAATCAGTTCACAGTTTATAAACGGAGGAATCAGATTTTACGAACCGACCGTTTCTCTGCTTGCCACTGATTACAAGTCAACTCTTCAGCTTTTTGCTGCATGTTACACGTCTGTTGCTTTGCCCcttgatgtttttgtaaatatttacgtactcaaattttgatttctaaattatttaggAATTTAGAAACCAGATTTCTTAATTTGCtagatatttatttgaaaataaatattttcaaatcatGAGCATCACTGCAGtattttttaacttgtttagATGTTAAATATCAGTCGCTTTCATACAGATGTGACTCGACAGAGGAATGTTGCAGagctgaacatgttttgtaacaTTCATGCCTAAATTTTCAATTCCttactttagattttatttattattccagTGTCACTAGTTTTAGCTCTAGATGCTTTTTCAGGCTGAGATTTAATGGCCTTAGCGAACAGCTGCTGTAAAAATGTGACATGTATCTTTTAAGacttttatgcaaaattcacaatTTGCATGTTGTTTTACTTCTATtttggtttctgctgcttctaaaaccAGCATAagagctttaaaagaaaaccccagatgttttttggcaataaaaagtttttcagtctctggaaaatgagctgtttcaaaaaccttcagaggtacgctgttacctagcaaccgaagcagagctccagcacattttgTCAGCTGTTTTTACCACTAGCTGcgttgtacaatggctgctggaaaatttaagtgttttgttgttgacttaccatccagaaaccccTTCCTGAATTTTTGATTGTGCAGGAGgatctacttctgcttttcaaacatgtatggCTGCATAATTTGCCCACCCAGTAGCACCTTATTTGgacttaaagtgacaagacaccttaaaagagaaaatagacaGAATGAGctgactaaaatctcattgtctgagaatgattttgtgcaaaaatataacGAACATGTTTGGTATCGCCGATAGACTAATCCCATACGTCAccattaaagcaataaaatctcTACAGATTCTCTATTtctgagttgttgttttttttcaaaagcttgTCATGTGATGTCACACAGGGAGCTGGCCTATCAGATTGCAGAGCAGTTCAGAGTCCTGGGGAAACCTCTGGGTCTGAGAGACTGCATCGTCGTCGGAGGGATGGGTAACTACGTTTAGTCAGAACTCAACTTCGCttgatttctgtgtttaaatgaagagaaagaaacatctacagaagaaagtggaaaatgtttctccCAGTTTAATTTCTGCCTCGCTGTGAGTGACTGGTTTCCTGTCACCTGGACAGACATGGTGAACCAGGCCCTGGCGCTGTCCAACCAGCCCCACGTTGTCGTGGCAACGCCGGGTCGGCTGGCCGACCACATCCGCAGCTCCAACACCTTCAACATGAGCAAGATCAAGTTCTTggtgagagaaaataaaactgtaaatattttatcactgatggaacaaagatttaaatcagtTAATGAACCAGTTAATTAAAGGAGCTCAATAATTTGCattctgattattaatattttttaaagagcagtattatttattcattttatttatggtttcagaTGTATgctttatttctgatttatttttagtttttggttgttttattttggatatctgaaatattttccagttgCAGTGTTAAGTATTATTGATAAAGTTATTGGCCTTTATGACTGCGATCCTGCATTATTGTTACATGTTTTACgtgaaaatggtgtcaaaataacaatattattgcTTATTACAATAATTGGGATGAtttattgtgaagaaaaattTGATATTGAGGCAAATGAAAcgttttacatcacaaaaacacattttgctggttgataaattgtcccagaagtttctaagataaaatataaaatttttgttttgacaccattttcaagtaacagtTAGTAAAACAAGGACAGATTttcaaagattaataaatttaaatttctaatagacattaaacactggaactggaagacatttaaaacatgcaaaataaataaaacgacaaatgaaattaattataaagtctctgtaaacaaaatagttCTTAGAAAAAGGTTTAGTTGAGTTcaaagcagcagactgaagagttttattgttcagtttttgaTACAAAGAGAGAACGAAAAGAGAAAGACCTTAAATTCTGCAAATggaatttattgaatttgttttaatttatcgtgcgattatttgatttattgctcTTGAAGCTGAAGTCAGAGACACGTAAACCTGAAGTTAAAGCTCCTGAAGCAGGTTTGTTTTTGCCGGCTGCCTATTGTGActgtttttgtgctttctcgtgtttttgtgctttctcGTGTTCTTCTGTCAGATTTTGGACGAAGCGGACCGGCTGCTGGAGCAGGGCTGCACCGACTTCACCAAAGACCTGGAGGTGATCCTGAGCGTCGTACCGGCCAAACGCCAGACGCTGCTGTTCAGCGCCACGCTCACCGACACCCTGCAGGAGCTGAAGAGCATCGCCATGAACAAGCCCTTCTTCTGGGAGAGCACGTCCGAGTGAGTCAACCCCATAATTATCACCGTCCAGAACCGCCGGCAAAGTCCAACTGTGTCGGCTAAAGTTCCCAGCTCAGGAGACGTTGGAAACTTTTGAGTCAAGTTTAATGAAAATACTACAGAACAATTGCTGAAATGTGGAGGTAAAAAGTGTTGACTGAGCAAGGCTGAATGCAAGCTTTCTATTTGTAAAAGGACATTAGTATCGTGTgttattttccctccacttcacaaatatggaccagtttgttttggtctttcatGTGAAATCCTGCTGAATActttgaagttttttgttttgttttttttgcgcTGAACTTGAATTTAAACAGGAGTTCAGAGAAAAAACTGTTAttattctttcactttttgtaaACTCATGAATTGTCATTGTTTTTACTAAGGATGCAGCTTTCAAACACTTCTGTAATCAATcgttctgacaattaatcagataaaaaaattaccagattgtgcatgtttttatttttaaaatattaaaatagaatattataaaaatgcaaacgagcaaataattaaatttctttccaaaataaacattttgttgcctaaaatgaatgaaaacggGATTCTGTTGgtgaaagcttttattttgtagcaaagcatcaaaaacacttttaatatCAAGACTGCATTGACTTAATATGGATACATTTTAGAACTGATCTTTGATTGTTTTGATTAACTGATCAACAACTGAAAAGACgctaatgatttttatttattttttttacagaatttgaaccagatgaagtTAAAACTTGAGAACTTTTTGGtaacatttacagacaaaaggtttttaaaaagaaaaaagtgtataTTTTATGTACAGTTTTTGCTCTGAGTCTGTTTACTCtgtttaacatttaatcaactactaaattagttttattttaacaatcgattaattgttGTTGATGTTATTGTTGGTGTCAGGACGCGGACAGTGGAGGAGCTGGACCAGAGGTACATCCTGACCCCAGAGAAGGTGAAGGACGCGTACCTGGTCCATTTGATCCAGATGTTCACAGACCAGCATGACGACTGGTccatcatcatcttcaccaACACCTGCAAGTAAGGAGCCACAAACATGCCGAGTTTGTTTACCTTCCCTTTGTGATCTTTAGGTTTATAAGAggtgctaaaaaaaaagttaattttactcaCTTTGTGCAAAGTAGTTCATAAAAAGCATcctgaaactaaataaatgcaactttCTTCTTAATATTCTGCAATCTGGCTTTATGGATCAAATAAACCTTAAATGTGGAATAATTGTTGTGAggaattaaaacttttgttttcactcctcaataaaaagtataaaattcaCTGACTAAACAAATGCAATCAGGTTTGaagcttgtttattttattttattttatgagtttGTCAATTGACTCAACTAAAATCCCTTGaagatgttttctaaaaatatacaagaaagatgtttctgtttgggttttgaTGAATGTATGTTACCATTGGTCGGAATTTAAATATCGTTTATCTATTTCTGTATTAGTTTTGTctaataattttcttgttttctagtttgtaagttaaaaataaataagtaataattAAAAGTGCATTGATCAGGTAGaggaaaaatcaatcatttaaataaatgttttttaggaGCTGCCAGATTCTGACGATGATGCTGCAGGCGTTCAACTTTCCTACAATCTGTCTGCACTCCATGATGAAACAGGTGAGACTGATCAGAATAATCGATCAGAAACGTCAGTAATGACGCCAACGATTAACTTCATCAAGTTCTGATCAGttacactaaaaaaaaccctaaatttttattaagtatttttgacatagtttctagtgcaaatatattacctacctgaaataaaacaaaatttacctACAAATGATTTGAAGTTgatttcagtcaataattctttaatattgatgaaaaagctgcagttcctctggcagattgtttcacttttgGGATCTTATGAGTAAAAACGTCTCCCAATGGAACtacaacattttcaataaaattaaggaattatttacgtaaaacaagctcctgtccTGCTAAATGTTACTTctaagtttttgtcattttaagtgTACAAAGTTATAGGTACTAGAAAcgagaccaaaaatatttggtaagattttgtgtttttgcagtgtactctTGCCTgagaaatgatcatttaaaatcaatGGCGGCCATTTTGTTTCTCCAGAAACAACGATTCGCCAACCTGGCCAAGTTCAAGGCCAGCGTCTATAAAATCCTGATTGCGACGGATGTGGCTTCCAGGTGGGTTATCGTAGGTTGGACCCGTTTCAGGACGGTTATCGGGTTTGTTCTGATGGTTTCTGTTTGCTCTGACTTTAGGGGTTTGGATATTCCAACAGTCCAGGTCGTCATCAACCATAACACCCCAGGACTTCCCAAGATTTACATCCACAGAGTCGGGAGAACCGCGAGAGCAGGTAGCAGGCTGGTTTACGCTAACATCATGGCCGCCATGTTTAATCCACTCTGAATTGATTGATGTGGGGAATAAAtgtcatttgtgatttttttttttctttgtagggAGAAACGGAGTGTCAATCACACTGGTGACGCAGTACGACATCCATCTGGTGCATTCGATCGAGGAGCAGACCAGTAAGTCTGAACGTTGTTAtagtaaactaaaataaatgaaaacagtagTGGAGGGGAAACTATAACTAACTGGAACTGTGCGTTTATAAAACTAGCTAAGGCGTGCTGAAATTACAGATATAATATCCTTCTTATGTgtgtttatgaatttatttatcaGCCTTTTGAACTGATGGGAATTTTGTTTCTTCTAACTCAAGCAGTTGTCAGCAAACTACGGCTCTCCACGCTCTTCCTAGTCGCCAAAATGGCGACAGCGAAAGTTGGAATAAAATGACAGTCAGTTGTTCAATAATAATTGAAtacatgtttttgaaaatggtatcttctgttgagtatttATTACCCAATTGACGtatatgtaaacaaaatacaatacttaaaagttaaagtatgaaaaaactaaaattacaacTAGAACTAATAAGTctaaactatttttttgttttaaatatttgaaatactgtCAGACTTTTCctattttatccagttttcacgTCACACCGttgctttttatctttaagcAGTTATAAAGCGCAGCGGTGAAATCTTAAAACTGCTACTGCCGGCAGTTACTCAGCAaactgttgctaggtaaccacaagtcACTGgtcaggttgttgctaggtaactgaaGAAAGAGAGTGAGTCAAGTTCTGGCCTCGAACGCCCTTTTTTCAAATccacatgacaaaatgttgaattttttcccattgtttttatttatggtacaataattattttcatttatcctTCTGATTTTATTGGTAAGGAGTTCTGTGGTGTAAAACTttaatatgactttattaatCTGATGTTGAACATGTTACCTGGATAAAATTTTCCACCAGTTTCCTCTTTTGATAAGAaaatatgtcatatttttatattacttCCCTCAAATTTGATCTGATCTTCACAATCTCGTTTTTTTTGCAGTGGTTTGTTGAACAGCAGGACGGCTCCTTCGCTCTTTATCTTTAAAGAAACTTTTCCATTTCACGCTCGCTAAGCTAGCTTGATAAATCAATCATTGACTGGAGGACAGTtcagacagattttattttattttatttatttttcctgcagaGACAAAGCTGAAGGAATATCCCATGGAGGAGAAAGAAGTCTTGAAGATCCTCACACAAGTCAACGTGACTCGGCGGGAGTGTGAAATTGTACGTTCTTCTCTTCGCATTAAGGATTTATGTGTTTTgtcatctaaaaatgaaaacatcctCTAGTTGTTGCTTCATTGGCAGccatgatgtaaaaatgtgaatttatttaaaattctgttACAGAGGCTGGAATCGACGGACTTTGATGAGAAAAAGGAGATTAACAAGCGGAAACAGCTGATCCTGGAGGGGAAGGTGACTAACAGCTGCACAAATCACAGATTAATTCCTTTATTAGTTATATAGTTCAGAAAGAGACGTGTTGATTTAAGTATGGTTTAAAGTTAATGAAAAATTACCTTTAGCAAGAACTATTTCCCATAATAtaagtaaaaatttatttggtccactggcagattatttcatttgtaactAATGCTTTCTAAAatgaatattaagaaattatttacttaaaacaaaatcctatttcatgctgaaaagttacttgtaagttagtttcaaattattttaagatatttgcgATAGAAACTacaccagaaatacttggtaaggttttgtttttgcagtgtggtgACTGTAGCCACAGtacatgttttactttacaaTTCTTgcacacaataaatcaataatatatttgATAGAAATGTGATCAGTGTTGGTAGATGgt comes from Gambusia affinis linkage group LG10, SWU_Gaff_1.0, whole genome shotgun sequence and encodes:
- the ddx49 gene encoding probable ATP-dependent RNA helicase DDX49, which produces MNDLSSVGLSDWLVKQCKQMGLNKPTPVQENCIPPILEGRDCMGCAKTGSGKTAAFVLPVLQKLSEEPYGIFCLVLTPTRELAYQIAEQFRVLGKPLGLRDCIVVGGMDMVNQALALSNQPHVVVATPGRLADHIRSSNTFNMSKIKFLILDEADRLLEQGCTDFTKDLEVILSVVPAKRQTLLFSATLTDTLQELKSIAMNKPFFWESTSETRTVEELDQRYILTPEKVKDAYLVHLIQMFTDQHDDWSIIIFTNTCKSCQILTMMLQAFNFPTICLHSMMKQKQRFANLAKFKASVYKILIATDVASRGLDIPTVQVVINHNTPGLPKIYIHRVGRTARAGRNGVSITLVTQYDIHLVHSIEEQTKTKLKEYPMEEKEVLKILTQVNVTRRECEIRLESTDFDEKKEINKRKQLILEGKDPDLEAKRKAELQKIRSQKKKFKQKIQESIQRQKQGQLKRKQTKNKKAALTSS